Below is a genomic region from Pyrococcus kukulkanii.
TCCAGGATCACACGGAGGGATTAGCAAATATGCAGATGCAATATTCTTCATGAGCCTCCTAAACTCAAGGAACCCATTCTTCATTACAGGAGCCCAGGCTCTTGGAGCATTCACAGTAAAGAAGTTTAGATTGGAGCCAATTCCAATGGCATATATTATAGTCGAGCCTGGGGAAACAGTTGGATGGGTAGGGGAGGCAAAGCCTATCCCAAGGCACAAGCCGAAGATAGCTGCCGCATATGCACTGGCCGGCCAATATTTGGGGATGAGGATAGTTTATCTGGAGGCAGGAAGCGGGGCCCCCGAGCCAGTTCCTCCGGAAATGGTTAGGGTCGTGAAGTCGGCTATTGATGTCCCCTTAATTGTTGGAGGAGGAATAAGGAACGGGAATCAGGCAAAGGAACTCATAAAAGCCGGAGCCGATATAATAGTGACCGGAACAGCTATTGAAAGGGCTAAGTCCCTTGAAGAGGCTAAAGTTAGGCTAAAACATCTTAGAGAGGGGATTAGGGTTTGAAAGGTTCTTACATCCTATTATTATACCTTCCCCAAAATGTAGAGATAAAAACGAAGGCCAAAATGTTCGCCCTAAAAAGAGGGTACTACGCTTATGTTGGCTCGGCAATGAATTCGCTCGAGAAGAGAGTTAAGAGACACTTTAAGAAAGAGAAGAAGCTTCACTGGCATATAGATTATCTAACGGTCAGAGCTAAACTGCTGAAGGCATATTTAATACCCTCAAACGTGAAGCTTGAAGAAGAGCTGTCCATGGAGATGGCAAAAATTGGAAGGGTGATCAAGGGATTTGGAGCATCAGATTTAAAAGTTCCAGGGAATCTTTTCTATTTTAACTATGATCCGGAATATCTGATTGAAGA
It encodes:
- a CDS encoding phosphoglycerol geranylgeranyltransferase, which encodes MGRVERYIHEKLEENKLHFVLIDPDDTSPEEASKIAELCEEVGVDAIMVGGSIGAEGSVLDNVVKAIKESSSLPVILFPGSHGGISKYADAIFFMSLLNSRNPFFITGAQALGAFTVKKFRLEPIPMAYIIVEPGETVGWVGEAKPIPRHKPKIAAAYALAGQYLGMRIVYLEAGSGAPEPVPPEMVRVVKSAIDVPLIVGGGIRNGNQAKELIKAGADIIVTGTAIERAKSLEEAKVRLKHLREGIRV
- a CDS encoding GIY-YIG nuclease family protein; translation: MKGSYILLLYLPQNVEIKTKAKMFALKRGYYAYVGSAMNSLEKRVKRHFKKEKKLHWHIDYLTVRAKLLKAYLIPSNVKLEEELSMEMAKIGRVIKGFGASDLKVPGNLFYFNYDPEYLIEELLRSLRLNYLTFPTY